Below is a window of Humulus lupulus chromosome 2, drHumLupu1.1, whole genome shotgun sequence DNA.
AAAATCATGTCCCACCAAGATCACCTTCACAATATGTCCAAACAAAGGGAGGTAAGTAATATAATCAAGGAGGATTGCACTAACTTCTACACCCATTGTCATTATGAAAGCAAGAAAATACAATGAGTGCAATTAGATAAACAACCCTGTATCTAGTATTAAAGCATCTTTTAACGAAAGCCAGCATATGGGTAGGTTAAACGAATAGAGGTTCTAGGAAAATACCTTCTCTCCCTCAGCAAGATTTTCAAGAAAATCAGTAAGCGGCTTCACATATTGTGAAAGGTTTGTAATGCTATTTGCATCAGATGAATGAATTCCAGAACCAGTCAAGTCTATGGCAGTAACTTTAAAACCACCCTCTTCCAAGAGAGCTATAGTTTTATACCAACACCAAGCACCAAAGCCACCTCCATGAACAAGGACAAAATGGCTGGTTTCTAGATCATCATGCTTTACATCCTGATACCACAAAAATAGACATAGTTTTTGAGGGAAGATGCTTGAGCATAAGAAGTAATAGCATCTAATAATTGTGAGGTCTCTTCCACATTGAACCATTAAGGGAATAAACATAATCATGAAACTAACATCCAGTTGAAAGAATACAAGAAAGcctgaaaaaataaataaatgtaaatTTTTAACTTGTATCCTCTACAAAAGATTTTGAACATCTAATGAAGATAAAACTCTGCAGCAGATTCATATGCTGCAACTTGTATGTATCTGGTATCAAATTCCAAATATAATAGCTTGAGTCAGATCAATCACTGTACAAATTGATAAAAACCAAAAACTTGACGAATGTTGTGCAATACACTACTTTGGAATTGGAACTTAAAATGCATGTTTAAAACCAAACTGTTGGAGGGCACAGCTATTTAACGCAGAGACATCATACCTGTTTCTGTTTGCCAGAGacctttaaaatttaaaccatgaaCCAAATTAGGACCGTGAAACGTTATTCATAAAGAATTGTGATACATCTTGCTTTTCACTTCAGGGAAATATGGTTTTCAGCTTTGGTTAACTTTCATATAATTTAAACCAAGCTACTTTATactatattatatatgtatgtatactcAATAAACCGACAAATGCCTATCACTAGGAGAAGTCTCCTAAACTGCCGTCTTGCACCATCAAGGGCAGACACAAAATAATGAAGCTATACTCTTTCAAGTATGACTTTTAATTTTCTCTTTGAGACTGGGGCCTGGCAAGaaaaaataacataatttcataaATGATAGGAGCCCACCAACTCTTCAATTTTGAAATAGCTTACCAACGACTAAATATCTATTCAATATGGCCACCCTAAATGAAGACGGTGCAATCAGTAAATGTAATTAAAAAACATAGAACATACTTCTAGATTTGACAATCACCCTCTTATTAATTCTACATTGTTCGAATAGTTTATAAATAAAAGATACAGAAAAACAGAGCTACCTACATGTACGGTTATATATGTGTCTAGTCCATAACTACAGTTTGTGGTCGTGTATGGAAAACACAGACGCGATCAAAATTCCATTTTCAATATCATTATTTAACCATGACTCAATGAAACCATGGCACAAAGTTACCACCTTCAATATCTAAATTCATGAGCACAAACCGACAAAGTCAATAAGACCAGAAATGTCAAAGAAACTCTAAAAGAAACACATTATGAAACTTTAAACCATTAATCATTTCCTTTccttaaaaaacaacaaaaagatCAATTTTCAATATCTCAAGTTCTCAACGTCTCTAACCAACTAAATGCCAAGCCAAACAATTAAGTATACTATCAAAATCATAACTAACATATAAGAAGGGACGCAAAAGCTAAATTCCGAGATACCCAAGTACAGATTTCGCATGTTTTGCCTCCATAATTAttttcaaacaaacaaaaataaaatttaacgaaAGCCCATAAACCCGAACCTGGTTAACAAGCTGTTGAGGCTGCAGCAGAGGATCAGTGAGAGACCGAGCTCGGGAGCTAGAACTCCGGGGCAAGGTGTTACTGCTCTTCTTGGAGCTGGAATTCGGATACCGAAGCGAAGAGGAGCGGTCAAAAGGGAGAGACCCATTTTGGTGGTGATGCTGCTGAAAGAGGATCGCGGCGGCGAGAGCCTGTTCATGAAGCAAACCGTCGTCGAGCTTCTCCTTCCGCGAGGATCGGATCCGGGCCCATCGGTTGCTCGAATTGGCATGCGGCGGCGGGTTTTGGAGGCGCTTCGTGGGTTTTTTCTTCACTGATTTGGGTGCGAAACCAGCACATAGATTGCCCATTAATGGCGGTTATCATgtatagaaaaataaatataaataaaacaaaacccgGATAAAAAAACCTCTGAAGGCTCTGTAAAGTgaagacagagagagagagagagagaaaacagaggTCGATGATGGTGACGAACTGGGCTTCACAAGAAAGGAGGAGCGATTGATTTGGTCATAGTCATGAGCAGGTAACGACTGAAGAGGAGGGCTTTATATATATAATGCTAATAAATACGTATTACTATTTTGGAGAGAAAGAGATACTACAACGGCAACTATGGTAAATATTGTATTATAATTGACTTAAttagttagttttaattaattaaaccctAGTTTTAAAGTAGACATTAACTAAtgtctttatattttatttaaaacattatattttttcattacattttcttatagttttcaaaGTTTTAGTGAGAATAGTTTGTAGTAAAGGAAAcacaattttgtaattttatttttaaaattaggaGGTGGGATACGGTCCAAACCAAAtacataattatttgaattaacaTTACCAGTCAACTAAGTTAactatttattataataaaataatattaacacTACAATTTATAGTCAATGTAAGGCCAAAATTAATTAGAAGACATGATAAAGACTTGAGAAGTAGACTAATAGATGTCACCACATCTAATGCAAGTCTTttatataataacaataataatttaagtAGCAACTTTTTGTTAGTATACTTAATTACCTAAAACTTTATTATTCTAATTGATTACTTACTTCTCTTTTTGTGTTGtctattttttttgttatgaAATAGACTTGTGATGATGAGCTATATAATTTTGTAACAAACAGTTTCATTATTAATAAGCTCTTAACTTTAATCAATCAATGTAACTTTCATGGAATGGAAGAGCTATGCTCTATAGTCTATACTACTTCACTAGGCtcaatttattttttcttattttatttgaaACCGCCATGACCCCACCAAGTACCTTTTTAGTCTCACTATTCTCTTATTATCATTGTATGTCTGTGCTTAcaattttgaatttttaataaagaaaagcatcaaaagaaaataaactcCTTTGAATTGGACTGAAATAATGGCCTATGCAAAAGACGATTTTTGGCATTGGGATAAGCATTTATAACAATTTGCTATTTGGTAGTAGGTTTGTTCTTTACTTTTTTCATTGGCCAACCATTAAGTACTTGTAGATGTTGAGTATTAATTTGATACAATCTAAATTTGTGGTCCACTACTATGTTCCTCAGTTTAATTTActactatttttctttttctggtaaaataatttaaatactaATTGATTCTTCGAGAGAGAACGAtctcattttttatatttatttttaatgatgcAAAGGGTCCAAAAGGAGGTAAAAAGAAGCATATTATATTTTATTGGTAATGGAGTCTTTTCATGTGGAATATTTTATAGCTGCTAAACAACCTCCTATTATAGTTAGATTTTTACATAATACATACTCATTGGGGCAATTCGTAAAATTAATTATGCAATTTTAGAAGTAACGAAGACAAGAACATCTATTTTTAATAACCGAAAACAAGAACAATTATGCAATTTGCTATTAATAATAACTGAAATTctagtaattatttttaatttatgacGTCCAAATAGTGTGACTCTTCTTTGGTCAAAAAATTGTTTGACttatattttaaaagttttaaaaaacctATATAATTCTAATTTATTGTCCTTTGTAAGTGTAATTGTCCGTTAAAGTCAAGTTATTTTAAAGACTAAAAAGAGCCTATTTTTAATTGTTTCTATCTCTCTTtagtttaattattattatatttattcatAGTTAACTTTGTGTTTATGAAAGAAATATTCTTTTTTCTCATAAAGCAAATCTTAGTAGAGGTTTGAATACTTTTATAATGGGTTAGGTAATTTCTACAAGTTCTTGTTATGTTGGGGAGTTATGTGCCAATTCTGTCTTGGCTAGTTTACGTGCCAATTTTGTTTTGACTTTGTTATGTACTAACTTTGATTTGGTTTTCTCATGTGCCAATTTTGATTTGGCTTTGTTATGTTATAAGTCCAATGTTTGTTTGTGGGTTAGTCATTTGTTTTTATTTCCTTATATCTTATAATACCCGAAGGGACTCCATTTGGGTTCTTTTAGTTTGTTGGTTTTTAAATTTATTTCTAAAACCTTTTTAATagtaaatttgtatttatttttttaggtGTTTTATATGTCAACATTTTGGTAGCTCGAACTTTTTGGAGGGTTTGTTTTAAACTCAAGTTGCTCAAACTGCTCCAAGCTTTTGGATATATTGGAGTGACTTTTTAGGCTCAAGTGTTATTATTTATGTTCTGTCAGTTGTTATTGACTAGAAATAAGTTTCTTGAATGAATAtgattcttccattttttttcattctatgGTAATTCTATTACCATTTcggaagaaaaaaaacaagaacaaaatCCTTTTTTTTTATACATTGCAATAGTTCTTACTCACTGTAATATTTatctttatataaaaatataatggTGAAAAGCTATTGTATTTGATTATAGTATATTCTCAATTATATCTAGTCTAGGATATATAAATAAGACTTTTCTGGATTGATTAACAATTTTGaaatctgtatatatatatatatatataaatatttcaatgccaaattaaaattttaaattttacataTTATGAGATAAATATAGTAATTTATAGAAGGTTTAGTAGAACATTGCTCAAATTTAACGATgtgtaataattataatttttgtataaatttaaaattttgatcatcaaattaaataaaagattgaattgatattatttttaaactttatatataaatatatatatatatatatatttaagacaCTGACCATTTGGTCAATGAGGACAAAATATTGATAGGCAAAAAAGCTAGGCAGTCACCCAAAATGGTGGGGATAACAAGGGCGGTGGCATGGATGATTTGCTACGTGATAAGATAACATAACCTTTTCTCAGATAATTTGTTAGCAGTTATTCAATCATAAATTTGATGAAAAATACCAAGGGAATTAATTAGGTGGGGAAAGACAAAACCATAAATATGACAACTTTAAAGTCCACTTATAATAATAAATAGCAACTACAAGTTAATTTTAATAACTTTCAAGAACCACATTTGTACTCCTAATAATTAACAAACTTGAATTCATTCCGATCCAAAACTTAATTTGTTTTGCAAGTTTTCTTCATGCTAAGTCAGACAGCTACATTAATACTTTATCATTCGGTTAGAATGGATAACcactattaaaatatttgtttgtatgtaagtgaatatatatatatatatttgtaacttATTAACTTCCTTTAATTTTTAGGTAGTTTTTCAGTCTTTTAAGTAGAAGTTCTAATTTATTGGAGGGACTTGTATAGGGTTAAGTTCTCGATTTTTTTATTTGTGTTCTTTCTTTAATCCTTTCTTTTATTTGGTtactttctttttatatatataaagcagCTAATAAATTAGTTTGTAATTACATGTCTTTTAGTTAGACAATAAATTATTTGGATGAAAATGATCCCTCAATTTATCTGTTTTCGTCTATGATGATTCAATTactacaaacaaacaaaaaaaagtaATAAAGACAGACAGCTGCAACATTTTGCAAAATGGTTTCTCTTGGTCTAGTATTAAGtactatttatttgtttatttttacaaGGCATCCAAATGCAAGATATATAGTGGGAGAAAgaaaatgtgtgtgtgtgtgtgtgtttttttttttaaattggtatttatttatatatatatatataatttatgaagGTGGATAGGTAGATGAGTAACATGATTGTTAGGTTGTTAGAATCCTGGATTTTGATAAAAATTAGACAATAAAGCTGATCGGATCCTGACTTAGAATTATGAAAAACATTTCGACCTGATGACTACTTGGGTCCAATTAAGGCTTGGCCTTGGTGGTGGAAAGCTATTCGTTAATGCTTGCATTGGAGTTTCCTGTAGCTACTTTAATGCTCCCACCAATAACCATTTAGTTCCATCTTTCACTTCCCAACTGTACTAATCTTCTAGTTACTAGGATAAAGTAACTCTTTAATACCCTTTTTACTAGCCAATATTTTATGTTATCAAAGTAAAGTGGAAAAAGAAACAAATTCACTATTGTCATTGGTAATTTTATATGTAAGAGATTATGCAATAATTTGAGTCAATGACATCATAGCAAAGCATATGtgatatgtgattatatgatataaaTAATATGTGCTTGCTTCGATCAGCAAAAAGAGCACATATATAGAGGCTAAACATgaacaatattaataataaaactgTTATAGAGATAAAAGGCATGCATGTGTGAGTATAATCATGGCATACATGATATGCACATGATCCCAGTGATGCTTATGCAAAGCAACACGTTGCAAAGGAGGAAACTTTTGCACGCTCGGATTTGAAGATTTGAAAACTCAAGAAGATGATCGAcataaataatatacatatacaaATTTATTGGTTGGCCCAAAAAGGGGAAAAATATACAAATTTATTTTTGAGGAAAAGAGGCAAGTACCCACCTACCTTTATAGTACTGCTATACCATGATCTGAAGCTAGGCTTTAACTGATTTCGTTTCTATATCATATGTATAAAAATGGCTTTTCAGTATTATATATTGATTGATCAGTAGTTTTAACGTTGGCTTAAGCAACGTGTGACTCACCATGCcatcttcttttcttcttcttcttccattgaCTTGTGGTCCAAACATACTTTCTAAAATGTGGAGTTAAttcttatataatatataaagctGGCCGGACTGTCATGCATTCATGCATCTATTTGaaatcataataatatatatgCCATGCTTCAACAGGAAGTGGGCTATCAGTGGAATGCCCTAATAAAAAAGAGTTTGAGCCTTTAATTAGGAGAGTTGGACTTGGGCTTTGCTTATTAGGATAATGCTATCAGTGTTAATCATTCCTCATCAGAGTGATTGAGGGAGTAATTAATTCTTCATAATCCTTTCTAACCGCATCAAACAAAAACCATTGGTCCTTTCTAATTTATTAGGTTGTGTGTGCACATGAGCCTATGAAGTTTCGGACAAAAGATGTTGGGAATTACCTCCTAAATAAACAAGATTGAGAAGCaatacttataaaaaaaaaattgtgcggATAAAAACTGAataagtaaaaataaaaataagatgctAAATTTATGTGGTTTGCTCAATTAATTTAGGCTGCATTAACATAGCTCAGAAATAGGAAGAACAAGCAGCTTCCATTTTCTCAAGGGTACATCTTATGTTGATAAGGTACTGGAAAGATTCTCTTTGGAAAATttcaagaaaggtcaattaccgacTAGACATTGAATTGTTCTATCGAAAAAGCAATGTCCTTAGACACCTCAGGTCAAAGAGGATGTGAGAAAGTATCTCTATGCTTTAGTAGTGGGTAGTCTaatgtatgtcatgttgtgtacaagaccagatatcttttatgcagtgggagtagtcaGTCATAATCAATCAAATCTTGgcttggaacactggattgcggtaaagcacattctcaagtatcttcagAGAACGAGATATTATATGCatgtatattcaggtggtgacctgaaccccattggatacactgattctgatttccaatcaaatAGGGACATTTGTAAGTCGATGTCTGGCTCAATGTTTACTCTTGCTGGAGGAGTTGTAGTCTggaaaagtattaaacaatccagtattgtaGATTCTACCAtagaagtcgaatacatagcggcttgtgggGCAGTTAAGGAAGCGGTATGGCTCAAAAAGTTCCATATCGACCTGGAAGTCATTCCATATATGGATATGTCATTAATCCTatattgtgacaacagtggagcgtTAGCAAACTCTAAAGAACCAATGAGTCACAAAAGGGGCAAGCATATAAAAATCAATTACCATCTAGTTAGAGAGATCGTACATAGAGGTGATGTGACAGTTATGAAGATATCGTCGAAATAGAACCTAGCTAACTCATTTACTAAGACACATCCTGCTAAGTCGTTTGAGGGTCATGTGTAAAATATGGGATTAAAAGacatgcctcatttgctttaagagcaagtgggagattgttagggttgatgccctaaaagcatgtaataaGATAATTCTATTtggaattaaataaaattttattttatttataattgaatgattgaattattgttgaataattataaatattagaaaatttcatattcattaatgagagtatgatcttgtatgagtataataggattaagatcatagataatgaataaaattATCAGCAAtaaattaaagtatggaatcaATGGTTGCTAGTTCAGTTTACTAAACATTTTTTGATAAtgcatgtaatctagatccgaatcgctgatgtggatagacatcttagtaaatgtactttatataattagattatatatgattGGACCggtgtgaattaatttctttataaacatattgtttaccataaagatttaattcatataaaaaaaatgatcatgtgtagatcagtctaaattctAAGTAagcatgaactcatgttcatgtctaTTGGGTTTTtggattcactcattaaggtctcttagtataatgaggctagtgacttttgttttggagattcaatagtaTGAATGGGTAGGAACATGATCTTACAATAATAGAATCCAAGATTTCCTAATGGAccgaatattggttctcttaagagttaattttggaattgaatagttattgagctcaaatttataatatgattataaattaactgttcactagtgaattaatgttaCTTAagaaacaagaggtaattagaaaggtaaaataataattttgaccagctctaattagcgaaccaataaatTGGATGACATATTTACATGAAGTAATTATACCAATGGACAAATCGAGATATTTCTGTAaacataattctataattactaagaatgcaattacatatttatagtggagtaataatagaattaataaataagattatttaattaaagagtttaattaagggtttatacatttttggaccatgtgttttgtatcATTACATGTTTggaacttgtgttttgacaaattattttttgaaccatGAGTTTTGTAAATGGTTCAAATAAACccttaaacccgattttgatggGAAAAAATGAATGTAACAATACAGTTGTTAGACATAATGGTAGTGTTTTTGTTCTAGGttattagtttggtgaattatttatgattttatttgaaaaaaaaaaaaaaaaacttgaccaaaataaggtttagggatctgtttgaaccattttacaaaacacatggttcaaaaagtaatttatcgAAATACAAGAACCAagcaagtaatgagacaaaacacagttctaaaaaagtataaaccatttaattaataatctggtttattggaatttagtattataggtccatagtccctAAGTCACCTCTATAATACACTGTCAATGGTGGATATAATTGACAAATTAAAATGAGAAAATGACTTAATTGTTAAGGAATTAATTTTTGGAGACTAAGTTGTAATTATgcaataattatgtgtaattattaattataaattaattaattaaaaaaacttatatgttttatttgaaaatCATACATTAGTTGTAATATTAATTAACTTTGGGTTAATTAAATGATGagaaagaaaatattaatttattatatgataataaattatttaaattataagataaaattaattttgaattaactgacaTTTATACATTTaggaaatattatattatttcagTGTAAATAAATGAGATAAAATTTGGGAGGCACATGTGTGCCACATGCCCAGTCACTATGCAAGACTAGTGTGTGACACATGTCACAACCCAATTTCTCCAATTCAAATTTTAATTGTTAAgaatttgaattatttatttattgaataattatttaaaaaggaatatattaatttgattaaataattaagatttaaaacctaatcagttttgactgagtctaatttttagattattttaggtttataaaaatataataatgtatcgtaaaaaaaaaagaagcgaTTGATTTTCACTTTTTAGAAAAAACCTGAAAAAAGAAATACTATGATAATCTCTCAGAGTCTTTGTCTTCTCCAAAgctatcttgatctcatgtgttgagtacatcaagaaagCCTAAAATTTGTCCATAAtgtcctacgtgcccacacacgtctttgtGTGTTGAGGATTGACTTGTAAGATTTTTGTGTGAATCTCGAAGTTGTCTCATTAGATTGGATGATCGTTTTtgttttacgaaaagatagcgatgattcttgataggctacaagagataTGATTCTATATTTTGTGAATCTTGATTTAATGTATGAGTATGTATGTGATCTTGACTTTGATATTGGTTAAATTTGTATTGTCACCCTTCCGCTGCATACTCTGATTTACACAATCAATACCAACAGTTTACATTAGAAAGATTTCATTCTAGCAACCATAACTAGAATAGGACATTCTTCATGTATGTGGATCtattaaaaattacatagaatATAATTATACCTCTTGCAGCGCAGAACTATATGCTTGGAATTTCTTGTCTTTTAGAATGTTTCATAACCACTTGTCTTCCAAGCTATGTCTTACATAAATCAAAGAGGGTGTGCGGTCTCCTTGTTTAATGATGAATTTTCTAATACACACTTCGGACTTTCAACACATGAGAGTGTGTATGCTATTTGATGTTGTAGAAATCAACACATAAAGCTTGTTTTTTCTCTTGCTTTGGGCGTGAGCTATGAGGAGAGGAAATAAACTTTTTCTTTCAATTATTCTGAGAGGAAAAAAATTAGCATGAGCTTCTTTACataaggttctatttatagaagcCTTGGAAGTGAAGAGAGGAGTTAAACCCAACTATCTTTTTGGATTGGGCTTAGCCGCCCATCACAATCCATTGGACTACTTTGGGTGTCACCC
It encodes the following:
- the LOC133817873 gene encoding putative methylesterase 11, chloroplastic, with product MGNLCAGFAPKSVKKKPTKRLQNPPPHANSSNRWARIRSSRKEKLDDGLLHEQALAAAILFQQHHHQNGSLPFDRSSSLRYPNSSSKKSSNTLPRSSSSRARSLTDPLLQPQQLVNQDVKHDDLETSHFVLVHGGGFGAWCWYKTIALLEEGGFKVTAIDLTGSGIHSSDANSITNLSQYVKPLTDFLENLAEGEKVILVGHDFGGACIAYAMELFPLKISKAVFLAAAMLKNGKSTLDMFSQQAGSDDLMRQAQVFLYANGNEHPPTAIDLDKSLLKNLLFNQSPSKDVALASVSMRPIPFAPALEKLSLSDKKYGTVRRFYIETPEDNAISITHQESMINADPPERVFRLKGADHSPFFSKPQALHKILLEISKLSLTV